CAGGGAGGAATTTTTATGGAAAATCAAGTGGCACTTATTGCCGGTGAAGGAGTTCTTCCGATAGCGATAGCTGATAGGTTAACCGATATGGGGACACCTCCAATTGTCTATTCTCTAAGAGAGAGTATCGGAGATCTCTCGAAATACTCTCTTGACATAGTACATCTCCAGAGGCCTGAATTTGGATTTGTAATAAAAGACATGAGAAAACGCAATATAAAAAGCATCATCATGGCAGGTACTGTATCAAAAACATTAGCTTTTAAACCTTCGCTTTTTGATTTGACCACACAAAAATTCCTAGCAAGCCTGATTTTTAGGGATGACCATTCCCTACTGGGTGCAATCGTAGATTTCTTTGAGAAATCTGGATTTGAAGTGCTCAGTTACAAGAAGCTGATCCCCGACCTGATAGCAACCGTCGGCCATATTGCAGGGCGCAACCCCACTAAAGAAGAAGTCAATGATATAA
The sequence above is a segment of the Synergistaceae bacterium genome. Coding sequences within it:
- a CDS encoding LpxI family protein; translation: MENQVALIAGEGVLPIAIADRLTDMGTPPIVYSLRESIGDLSKYSLDIVHLQRPEFGFVIKDMRKRNIKSIIMAGTVSKTLAFKPSLFDLTTQKFLASLIFRDDHSLLGAIVDFFEKSGFEVLSYKKLIPDLIATVGHIAGRNPTKEEVNDINYGFSICRVTVPLSFGQTVIVHKKSVIAVEAMEGTDAALFRAGALCKGGTVVKMMRLDQDERYDIPTVGPKTIENMSKVKLNCLALHAGSTLIMEPERFKEEAEKANIAVVGVDPCQFS